In Archangium violaceum, the following are encoded in one genomic region:
- a CDS encoding NUDIX hydrolase: MNPIQPWPRLRRGLEHDYRVIKVRQDVVADPRTGHEHPRVVIDSPDWVNIIAVTKDEQLVLIRQYRFGITETTLEIPGGMVEPGEDPAEAAARELEEETGYVPGRVVRLGQVHPNPAIQSNRCHSYLALDCVKAHEGRQDAGEDIAVELHPRSAVPQLILGGAISHSLVVVAFFLEHLNAGATSTR; this comes from the coding sequence CGCGTCATCAAGGTCCGCCAGGACGTGGTGGCCGACCCCCGCACCGGCCACGAGCACCCCCGGGTCGTCATCGACAGCCCGGACTGGGTGAACATCATCGCGGTGACGAAGGACGAGCAGCTGGTGCTCATCCGCCAGTACCGCTTCGGCATCACCGAGACGACGCTGGAGATTCCGGGCGGCATGGTGGAGCCCGGAGAGGACCCCGCGGAGGCCGCCGCGCGCGAGCTGGAGGAGGAGACGGGGTACGTGCCGGGCCGCGTGGTGAGGCTCGGGCAGGTGCACCCCAACCCCGCCATCCAGAGCAACCGGTGCCACAGCTATCTGGCGCTCGACTGCGTGAAGGCGCACGAGGGCAGGCAGGACGCGGGCGAGGACATCGCAGTGGAGCTGCATCCCCGCTCGGCGGTGCCCCAGCTCATCCTCGGCGGCGCCATCAGCCACTCGCTGGTGGTGGTGGCCTTCTTCCTGGAGCACCTGAACGCCGGGGCCACGAGCACCCGCTGA
- the eutB gene encoding ethanolamine ammonia-lyase subunit EutB, translating to MAESLTHPLEEPSPRLPVAPTPDAGPAAAHSPESAPGLVSLHDILPEEDVFAYVTRLRGAFEHRLYQQVVGAANEFKEGDASIGVAAADEVSRRNARALLARTRIGDLDAHPLVEERLYSYMQGALDTEAQARTASWTLGELKSFLLSASEEDIHELKDGLSSDTIGCVVKLLSNEELAAVGRKVFNPLPGSKVGARGYLGARIQPNSPTDHPDDIRWQVFNGWAFAVGDVVLGTNPVSSAPESVAAVESALHEILVTFKLQDVMPHCVLSHVDVQAVVEAMQPGTTGIWFQSLGSTEAANRTFDVTLEKMEAHTASRTGRWGMYFETGQGADATNGHAAGADMVVHESRKYGFSRALTQRVAAAQARAGLEPAPWVHVNDVAGFIGPEVFRTREQLVRCCLEDIVMGKLHGLTIGLDVCSTLHMDVSLDDLEWCQEQLMPANPGYLMALPTRNDPMLSYLTTAFQDHVRLREKHGYKVDDRMWAFFQRLGVIDAQGRPTEHFGDPAWVYLQYRRHQGDTRPDADVLAEASRQMADVRARGVPLAVGHGEHPWALEPTLDRELRQLYDDAKTGLWTDFSADFVATIPDAVRLRTRAADRRDYILHPPSGEQLEPSSERVLEALRARHAGRFNVQLAISDGLDARSLMDEGHLRPFLTALRTRLETAGYRVAPEHLVLSLGRVRAGYRAAELLFGDAALEAPRALIHVVGERPGSGHHSFSAYVTAPPARLWARPGAVDHNITRVVAGISDTSLRPEAAAVEVVRFLGELTSAS from the coding sequence ATGGCCGAAAGCCTGACGCACCCACTCGAGGAGCCCTCGCCGCGGCTTCCCGTGGCTCCAACCCCCGACGCCGGCCCCGCGGCCGCGCACTCCCCCGAGAGCGCCCCCGGCCTCGTCTCGCTCCACGACATCCTCCCCGAGGAGGACGTGTTCGCCTACGTGACACGCCTGCGCGGCGCCTTCGAGCACCGGCTCTACCAGCAGGTCGTTGGTGCCGCAAATGAGTTCAAGGAGGGGGATGCCTCCATCGGGGTCGCCGCGGCCGACGAGGTGTCGCGCCGCAACGCCCGGGCCCTGCTCGCGCGCACGCGCATCGGGGATCTGGACGCGCACCCGCTGGTGGAGGAGCGGCTCTACTCCTACATGCAGGGCGCGCTCGACACCGAGGCCCAGGCGCGCACCGCGAGCTGGACGCTGGGCGAGCTCAAGTCCTTCCTGCTCTCCGCGAGCGAGGAGGACATCCACGAGCTCAAGGACGGGCTGAGCAGCGACACCATCGGCTGCGTGGTGAAGCTCCTGTCCAACGAGGAGCTGGCCGCCGTGGGGCGCAAGGTCTTCAACCCGCTCCCCGGCAGCAAGGTGGGCGCCAGGGGTTACCTGGGCGCGCGCATCCAGCCCAACTCGCCCACGGACCACCCGGACGACATCCGCTGGCAGGTGTTCAACGGCTGGGCCTTCGCCGTGGGGGACGTGGTGCTCGGCACCAACCCGGTGTCCTCGGCGCCCGAGTCCGTGGCCGCCGTGGAGTCCGCCCTGCACGAGATTCTGGTGACGTTCAAGCTCCAGGACGTCATGCCCCACTGCGTGCTGTCCCACGTGGACGTGCAGGCGGTGGTGGAGGCCATGCAGCCGGGCACCACCGGCATCTGGTTCCAGAGCCTGGGCAGCACCGAGGCCGCCAACCGCACCTTCGACGTCACCCTGGAGAAGATGGAGGCCCACACCGCCTCGCGCACCGGGCGCTGGGGCATGTACTTCGAGACGGGCCAGGGCGCCGACGCCACCAACGGCCATGCCGCCGGCGCGGACATGGTGGTGCACGAGTCGCGCAAGTACGGCTTCTCCCGCGCCCTCACCCAACGCGTCGCCGCCGCGCAGGCCCGCGCCGGACTCGAGCCCGCCCCCTGGGTGCACGTCAACGACGTGGCCGGCTTCATCGGCCCCGAGGTGTTCCGCACCCGCGAGCAGCTGGTGCGCTGCTGCCTCGAGGACATCGTCATGGGCAAGCTGCACGGCCTGACGATCGGCCTGGACGTCTGCTCCACCCTGCACATGGACGTGTCGCTGGACGACCTGGAGTGGTGCCAGGAGCAGCTCATGCCGGCCAACCCCGGCTACCTCATGGCCCTGCCCACCCGGAACGATCCGATGCTCAGCTACCTGACCACGGCGTTCCAGGACCACGTCCGCCTGCGCGAGAAGCACGGCTACAAGGTGGATGACCGGATGTGGGCCTTCTTCCAGCGGCTCGGCGTCATCGACGCACAGGGCCGGCCCACCGAGCACTTCGGAGACCCCGCCTGGGTGTACCTGCAGTACCGCCGCCACCAGGGCGACACACGCCCGGACGCCGACGTGCTCGCCGAGGCCTCGCGGCAGATGGCCGACGTGCGCGCCCGGGGCGTCCCCCTCGCCGTGGGCCATGGCGAGCACCCGTGGGCGCTGGAGCCCACGCTCGACCGGGAGCTGCGCCAGCTCTACGACGACGCCAAGACCGGCCTGTGGACCGACTTCTCCGCGGACTTCGTCGCGACGATTCCCGACGCCGTGCGCCTGCGCACCCGCGCCGCGGACCGCCGCGACTACATCCTCCACCCGCCCTCGGGCGAGCAGCTGGAGCCCTCCTCCGAGCGCGTGCTGGAGGCGCTGCGCGCGCGCCACGCGGGCCGCTTCAACGTGCAGCTGGCCATCTCGGACGGGCTGGACGCGCGCTCGCTCATGGACGAGGGCCACCTGCGCCCCTTCCTCACCGCGCTGCGCACCCGGCTGGAGACCGCTGGCTACCGCGTGGCCCCCGAGCACCTCGTGCTGAGCCTGGGGCGCGTGCGGGCCGGCTACCGCGCGGCGGAGCTGCTCTTCGGGGACGCGGCCCTGGAAGCCCCCCGGGCCCTCATCCACGTCGTCGGCGAGCGCCCGGGCTCCGGGCACCACAGCTTCTCCGCCTACGTCACCGCGCCCCCGGCCCGCCTCTGGGCCCGGCCGGGAGCGGTGGACCACAACATCACCCGCGTGGTGGCCGGCATCTCCGACACCAGCCTGCGGCCCGAGGCCGCGGCGGTGGAGGTGGTGCGCTTCCTCGGCGAGCTCACCTCCGCTTCCTGA